The following are encoded in a window of Impatiens glandulifera chromosome 5, dImpGla2.1, whole genome shotgun sequence genomic DNA:
- the LOC124937761 gene encoding putative transcription factor bHLH041: MNDRLMESVFLLEDEERSFFLQRIVQSFRCSYICLWSYLTHPTTSNCLICMDGFYNIQEQSVNSLAYAAFNEYRKSMFVIDQENHQHVPGLAFKNELPYLELKELDLQRLASNQTQLYFYQTVMFMGCRKGEIELGMHTQTQALVNLEMEMKNWFPSDLFPSSSSSSLRSLSMDSPDINIPVGEEPKLNIAAPRQNPLQLSYNSSPAAIIRPLQYPGPETEHTAITEAILAVLSFPSSSSSSSSSLALSYGQLPTHHQISSRRKASPSAFKCYRLKNLTNSTSGRQQQDMLKRSINICRTLNLARIQEQVLHAGRAPTNSQLQHMISERKRRDKLNQSFQTLKSLLPHAAKKDKTSILSTTIEHIALLKSQLSDLTRSNQDLMAKLVDKPQSTSDEISILTNHERVDVRISHIATSTSHARVVDLHVLFRGNISLMDAVICLLEFLKRVRNVNLTSLNTKILTVESQHISTITMRLNISDEDGEWDEGSFQEAVKRLVSDLAQ; this comes from the exons ATGAATGATAGATTAATGGAGTCTGTCTTCTTACTTGAAGATGAAGAACGTTCCTTCTTTCTCCAACGCATTGTCCAATCATTTCGATGCTCCTACATTTGCCTTTGGTCTTACTTGACCCATCCCACAACCTCTAA tTGTTTGATCTGCATGGATGGTTTCTACAATATTCAAGAACAAAGTGTGAATTCATTGGCGTATGCTGCTTTCAATGAATATCGAAAATCAATGTTTGTCATTGATCAAGAGAATCATCA GCATGTTCCTGGAttagctttcaaaaatgaacTTCCTTATTTGGAGTTGAAAGAGTTGGACCTGCAAAGACTTGCAtcaaatcaaacacaattataCTTCTACCAG ACTGTGATGTTCATGGGATGCAGAAAAGGCGAGATTGAGCTAGGCATGCACACTCAAACTCAAGCTCTG GTAAACTTAGAAATGGAGATGAAGAATTGGTTTCCATCAGATTTGTTTccttcttcgtcttcttcatcattgaGATCACTCTCAATGGACAGCCCCGACATTAATATTCCTGTTGGCGAGGAGCCGAAGCTTAATATTGCAGCTCCTCGTCAAAACCCACTACAATTATCATATAATTCCTCCCCGGCTGCTATAATCCGCCCATTACAATATCCAGGGCCTGAAACCGAGCACACAGCCATAACTGAGGCAATTCTCGCTGTCCTTTCTTtcccttcttcatcttcatcttcttcttcttctctagcATTATCATACGGTCAGTTACCAACCCATCATCAAATCAGCAGCAGAAGAAAAGCAAGTCCAAGTGCCTTCAAGTGTTACAGATTGAAAAATTTAACTAATTCTACATCGGGAAGACAGCAGCAGGATATGCTAAAGCGATCAATCAATATATGTAGAACGTTGAATCTAGCACGTATTCAAGAACAAGTATTGCATGCAGGCAGAGCTCCCACAAATTCTCAGTTGCAACATATGATATCAGAAAGGAAAAGAAGAGACAAACTCAATCAAAGCTTTCAAACACTTAAATCATTACTCCCTCATGCTGcaaag AAAGACAAGACTTCAATTCTTTCAACAACCATAGAACACATTGCTTTATTGAAATCACAACTTTCGGATTTGACAAGAAGTAATCAAGATTTGATGGCAAAGCTAGTGGATAAACCACAATCAACCTCCGACGAAATTAGCATCTTAACGAATCATGAACGAGTAGATGTTCGTATCTCACACATAGCTACATCAACGTCACATGCACGAGTTGTGGATTTGCATGTGCTTTTTAGAGGAAATATTAGCCTCATGGATGCAGTGATTTGTTTGCTTGAGTTCTTGAAACGAGTTAGAAATGTGAATTTGACATCTTTGAACACGAAAATATTGACAGTTGAATCACAACACATAAGTACAATCACGATGAGATTAAACATTAGTGATGAG GATGGTGAATGGGACGAGGGTTCATTCCAAGAAGCTGTAAAGAGGTTGGTGAGTGATCTGGCACAGTGA
- the LOC124937760 gene encoding nucleosome assembly protein 1;2-like, with protein MSPLNVLVLTVEQKARMIQDLKVTNKGFIDEDYKNVFSDLPVVVRKRVRALRTIQTEHDKLADKYFEEKETLEKKYQELFKPLYDERYNIVNGIIEIEKVIKMSLKEGGETIEVTGVPNFWVNAMKANETISKVIMKQDEEVLKYLKDIRWSRVDDLKAFKLDFFFAENPHFKNYVLSKTYILDEDEFYFNKATGTEIEWYAEKCLTNQTESFFKFFSPPVPVEDEILTEESLIVSKFDYEIGSIIRDKIIPNTVGWFTEEAKTGDFEDTDDNDSDDDSFTLDDDDEYDDDEYDEVDVDFDIDIDIDIDEYFI; from the exons ATGAGTCCTTTAAATG TTCTAGTTCTGACGGTGGAGCAAAAAGCAAGAATGATTCAAGATCTCAAGGTGACT AACAAAGGATTCATTGATGAGGATTATAAGAATGTATTCTCGGATCTGCCAGTAGTTGTGAGGAAGCGTGTTAGAGCCTTGAGGACTATACAG ACTGAACATGACAAATTGGCGGATAAATATTTTGAGGAGAAGGAAacacttgaaaaaaaataccaaGAGTTGTTTAAACCTCTTTATGATGAg CGTTATAATATCGTCAATGGGATAATTGAAATCGAAAAGGTTATAAAAATGTCTCTCAAAGAAGGTGGAGAGACTATAGaag TGACAGGAGTTCCTAATTTTTGGGTCAACGCTATGAAAGCAAATGAAACTATATCAAAAGTG ATTATGAAGCAAGATGAAGaagttttgaaatatttgaaggaCATAAGATGGTCTAGAGTTGATGATCTCAAAGCCTTTAAGCTTGATTTCTTCTTCGCTGAAAATCCTCATTTCAAGAATTATGTCTTGAGCAAGACATACATTTTGGATGAAGATGAATTTTATTTCAACAAAGCAACTGG GACTGAGATTGAATGGTATGCAGAAAAATGTTTGACAAATCAAACAGAAAGCTTCTTCAAGTTCTTCAGTCCTCCAGTGCCCGTGGAAGATGAAATACTC ACTGAAGAATCCCTAATTGTGTCGAAATTCGATTATGAGATTGG ATCCATAATTAGAGACAAAATCATCCCTAATACTGTGGGGTGGTTCACCGAAGAAGCCAAAACAGGGGATTTTGAGGACACTGACGACAATGATTCTGACGATGATTCTTTTACGTTAGATGACGATGATGAGTATGACGATGATGAGTATGATGAGGTTGACGTTGATTTTGACATTGACATTGACATTGACATTGACGAATATTTTATCTGA
- the LOC124937759 gene encoding uncharacterized protein LOC124937759 yields MRMRMRMRMRMRMRMRMRMRMRMRMRMRMRMRMRMRMRMRMRMRMRMRMRMRMRMRMRMRMRMRMRMRMRMRMRMRMRMRMRMRMRMRMRMRMRVNSKKMSCNGRNSPAPNEAKSLNTP; encoded by the exons ATGCGTATGCGTATGCGTATGCGTATGCGTATGCGTATGCGTATGCGTATGCGTATGCGTATGCGTATGCGTATGCGTATGCGTATGCGTATGCGTATGCGTATGCGTATGCGTATGCGTATGCGTATGCGTATGCGTATGCGTATGCGTATGCGTATGCGTATGCGTATGCGTATGCGTATGCGTATGCGTATGCGTATGCGTATGCGTATGCGTATGCGTATGCGTATGCGTATGCGTATGCGTATGCGTATGCGTATGCGTATGCGTATGCGTATgc GTGTGAATTCTAAGAAAATGAGTTGCAATGGTCGTAACTCTCCTGCCCCAAATGAGGCGAAATCTTTAAATACCCCTTAG